A single genomic interval of Gouania willdenowi chromosome 22, fGouWil2.1, whole genome shotgun sequence harbors:
- the fsip1 gene encoding fibrous sheath-interacting protein 1 isoform X1 — MEIIRGSLDNIARPASGERTCAASTRPDRISPTQQFALLVLTNDAPQQNHSSSEEQMVLPLKSSADSSKDQNPIKSKEENNEDVKLQRAIEEMRRLDEVLFAQTCKEKEIQCQRKELRAKLWHGLLHNKKEGRSESAHEALNTRLFLELEPPTGAEDEDDITLLFETKDPKVQIDRCSPNMMHGGKTSNNLTESFKSSSGDQCTGLCRSSERMDEQKDYITPDSELLGEEEDHMILTKAEQERLAELLQEIEEVKEDSISDFDSEQNQCVGYSKIAHEAFNPRLFTALGASTAEEDEDITLLFETELPEGQHDNYNVCTENGRRRSDSLTESYEFSCEEVGGPFRLSKSNDKQKNFVRRNIELVSEQGGQVSLTKAEQKRLTELLQEIDEEEEEGDAFNEDTTWAVSVLSGHGYIPEPSDLEKLIDIDSKIRLFLSDEEFDSLQHSFTNLSLSRVCRQQNCSSRYASRKQIQPSCDSTTNL, encoded by the exons ATGGAAATTATTAGAGGCAGTTTAGACAACATAGCCCGACCTGCGTCAGGTGAACGCACATGCGCAGCATCGACGCGTCCTGACAGGATTAGTCCCACACAACAGTTTGCTCTTCTTGTTTTGACCAACGATGCACCACAacag AATCATAGCAGCTCTGAAGAACAAATGGTCCTACCCCTTAAATCCTCTGCAGACTCAAGCAAAG atCAGAATCCTATTAAATCTAAAGAGGAAAACAACGAAGATGTTAAACTACAAAGAGCCATTGAGGAAATGAGGCGACTCGATGAAGTATTGTTCGCACAGACatgcaaagaaaaagaaatccaATGTCAAAGGAAAGAACTCAGAGCTAAACTCTGGCACGGACTCCTG cATAATAAAAAAGAGGGACGCTCCGAAAGCGCCCATGAAGCTTTAAACACAAGGCTGTTTTTGGAGTTAGAACCACCGACTG GAGCAGAGGATGAGGATGATATCACACTCCTCTTTGAAACCAAGGACCCCAAGGTTCAGATTGACAGATGCAGCCCAAATATGATGCATG GTGGGAAGACGTCCAACAACTTGACAGAATCATTTAAATCAAGCTCTGGAGACCAATGCACAGGCCTCTGCAGATCCTCTGAAAGGATGGATGAACAGAAAGACTACATCACACCAGACAGTGAG CTATTAGGGGAAGAAGAGGATCACATGATTCTGACCAAGGCAGAGCAAGAGCGTCTGGCTGAGCTTCTTCAAGAAATAGAAGAAGTGAAAGAGGACAGTATCAGTGATTTCGACAGTGAG CAGAATCAATGTGTGGGTTACTCTAAAATTGCTCATGAAGCTTTTAACCCAAGGCTGTTTACGGCATTGGGAGCATCCACAG CCGAGGAAGATGAGGATATCACACTTCTGTTTGAAACCGAGTTACCCGAAGGTCAACATGATAATTACAATGTTTGCACAGAGAATG GTAGGAGGAGGTCAGACAGCTTGACTGAATCCTATGAATTCAGCTGTGAAGAAGTCGGAGGCCCGTTTAGGCTTTCAAAAAGCAATGATAAACAGAAGAACTTTGTCAGGAGAAACATTGAG CTGGTCAGTGAACAGGGGGGCCAAGTGAGTTTGACAAAAGCAGAGCAGAAGCGTCTGACTGAGCTTCTACAAGAAAttgatgaagaggaagaggaaggtgaTGCATTCAATGAG GACACCACCTGGGCCGTGTCAGTGCTTTCAGGCCACGGTTACATCCCAGAACCGAGTGATCTGGAGAAGCTGATCGACATTGACTCCAAAATTCGTCTCTTCTTATCTGACGAAGAGTTTGACTCGCTGCAACACTCCTTCACAAATTTAAGCTTATCTCGCGTGTGTAGACAGCAAAACTGCAGCTCACGTTACGCTAGCAGGAAGCAGATACAGCCTAGCTGTGATTCCACCACAAATCTTTGA
- the fsip1 gene encoding fibrous sheath-interacting protein 1 isoform X2 produces MEIIRGSLDNIARPASGERTCAASTRPDRISPTQQFALLVLTNDAPQQNHSSSEEQMVLPLKSSADSSKDQNPIKSKEENNEDVKLQRAIEEMRRLDEVLFAQTCKEKEIQCQRKELRAKLWHGLLHNKKEGRSESAHEALNTRLFLELEPPTEDEDDITLLFETKDPKVQIDRCSPNMMHGGKTSNNLTESFKSSSGDQCTGLCRSSERMDEQKDYITPDSELLGEEEDHMILTKAEQERLAELLQEIEEVKEDSISDFDSEQNQCVGYSKIAHEAFNPRLFTALGASTAEEDEDITLLFETELPEGQHDNYNVCTENGRRRSDSLTESYEFSCEEVGGPFRLSKSNDKQKNFVRRNIELVSEQGGQVSLTKAEQKRLTELLQEIDEEEEEGDAFNEDTTWAVSVLSGHGYIPEPSDLEKLIDIDSKIRLFLSDEEFDSLQHSFTNLSLSRVCRQQNCSSRYASRKQIQPSCDSTTNL; encoded by the exons ATGGAAATTATTAGAGGCAGTTTAGACAACATAGCCCGACCTGCGTCAGGTGAACGCACATGCGCAGCATCGACGCGTCCTGACAGGATTAGTCCCACACAACAGTTTGCTCTTCTTGTTTTGACCAACGATGCACCACAacag AATCATAGCAGCTCTGAAGAACAAATGGTCCTACCCCTTAAATCCTCTGCAGACTCAAGCAAAG atCAGAATCCTATTAAATCTAAAGAGGAAAACAACGAAGATGTTAAACTACAAAGAGCCATTGAGGAAATGAGGCGACTCGATGAAGTATTGTTCGCACAGACatgcaaagaaaaagaaatccaATGTCAAAGGAAAGAACTCAGAGCTAAACTCTGGCACGGACTCCTG cATAATAAAAAAGAGGGACGCTCCGAAAGCGCCCATGAAGCTTTAAACACAAGGCTGTTTTTGGAGTTAGAACCACCGACTG AGGATGAGGATGATATCACACTCCTCTTTGAAACCAAGGACCCCAAGGTTCAGATTGACAGATGCAGCCCAAATATGATGCATG GTGGGAAGACGTCCAACAACTTGACAGAATCATTTAAATCAAGCTCTGGAGACCAATGCACAGGCCTCTGCAGATCCTCTGAAAGGATGGATGAACAGAAAGACTACATCACACCAGACAGTGAG CTATTAGGGGAAGAAGAGGATCACATGATTCTGACCAAGGCAGAGCAAGAGCGTCTGGCTGAGCTTCTTCAAGAAATAGAAGAAGTGAAAGAGGACAGTATCAGTGATTTCGACAGTGAG CAGAATCAATGTGTGGGTTACTCTAAAATTGCTCATGAAGCTTTTAACCCAAGGCTGTTTACGGCATTGGGAGCATCCACAG CCGAGGAAGATGAGGATATCACACTTCTGTTTGAAACCGAGTTACCCGAAGGTCAACATGATAATTACAATGTTTGCACAGAGAATG GTAGGAGGAGGTCAGACAGCTTGACTGAATCCTATGAATTCAGCTGTGAAGAAGTCGGAGGCCCGTTTAGGCTTTCAAAAAGCAATGATAAACAGAAGAACTTTGTCAGGAGAAACATTGAG CTGGTCAGTGAACAGGGGGGCCAAGTGAGTTTGACAAAAGCAGAGCAGAAGCGTCTGACTGAGCTTCTACAAGAAAttgatgaagaggaagaggaaggtgaTGCATTCAATGAG GACACCACCTGGGCCGTGTCAGTGCTTTCAGGCCACGGTTACATCCCAGAACCGAGTGATCTGGAGAAGCTGATCGACATTGACTCCAAAATTCGTCTCTTCTTATCTGACGAAGAGTTTGACTCGCTGCAACACTCCTTCACAAATTTAAGCTTATCTCGCGTGTGTAGACAGCAAAACTGCAGCTCACGTTACGCTAGCAGGAAGCAGATACAGCCTAGCTGTGATTCCACCACAAATCTTTGA